The DNA sequence AGAGGCGTGACTCGTGCCAACGTTGCGGGGATCCTAGGTCCGGTGATAGAGGTGACTTTGGGGGGTTTGGTGGGAGAGGTGGGTCTTCCTTTGGGTTCAGCACAGGCTCGGATGTCAGGCCAGGTGACTGGTACTGCACCGCCGGCAACTGTGGGGCGCACAACTTTGCTAGCCGGTCGAGCTGCTTCAAGTGTGGTGCATTTAAGGATGACTCATCTGGGGGCTACGACTCCGACATTCCCCGCTCAAGAGGTTTTGGTATTGGTGGTGGTGCTGGTGCTGGTGGTGCTGGCGGTGCTGGCGGTAGATCTGGTTGGAAATCTGGAGATTGGATTTGCAGCaggtgattttatttatataattattttcccTATCGAAATAGAGTCTTGTGTACATCTCTGCTTTTTCTTTGGCTGCTCTTCTTTGACTGCTTTTAATTAAGACACTTTAGTGTTTAAGTGCCAAAAGTTATAATTAATGAGAAGATTTgtgatcttttttttctttttgttggtgGGGGATAGGTCGGGATGCAATGAACACAACTTCGCTAGCAGAATGGAATGTTTCAGATGCAATGCCCCGAGGGACACATACTAGACATGTTCCCCAATTTTGGGTGAGTACGtcctgcatttttttttctttaatgtaaAAGGTTCTATTTTCCAATACTAAAAATGGGCAACTTGGAGACATATTCATGGGTTAGTCCAGCTTTATCCCTCTACCTCTAGTTGCCTCCTATAATGTTGCTAACATTGGTGGGCTTTTTTCTGCAGGCAGGCAGAGAGCAACCAAGCTGCGCGCAAGAGAGACAACATCATAGATCCCTACCATTAGTTTTCGTTCATTATTTCTTTGGATTGTTATGGTTCTTATGGTGAACATAGACGTATGTGTTCACATCATGCAGCGCTTAATACCTCAGCATTTGCTAATTAAGCTTCCATAAATGTATTACAATCATGTAGTTCGGGTGCTTTCAAGTTTGAACTATCTACCATATCTTTTGTGTTTAAGACTTTATTTATTGTAATGGTACCTGCTTTCTTTTATAATGGAATTGattttcaatctctttttcagcACCAGTAATGACGTGCATGCAGATCTTCCataaagactctctctctctctctctctctctctctctcacacaccgAATTTTGTGATGGGACTAAGGCAATAATTGGAACAcaaacttatctcatctcaatctatatcaaaccaatcattgacataattcactattttttcaacttctcgtaaaaaaattaaactcatcttaatctacttcatatatttaaatgtatatttcgacttatttacattcaaatacatttcaACGAGACCCACAAAATGTTATTATTAACATATCATCTCAACATACAAAAATGTAGCCTAAACTAACATGATCTCTTGAAGGCCGCTTTAATGCAGTGGTCCAAGAAACGTTTTGACATGAGCACTTAAAGAATTCTTTGAGCACAACCCACTggacaattcaaaacttgccaCGGACCACCACAAGAACTTTAGGTTTAACACAtgcaaaagaataaataaaggcTAACTTTTATGAATTGACTTTAATTTTACCGGGAGCTTAGGAAATAGTGACTGATTCCAATAGGCATCAAAGTACTGTATAAAAGAGTACTATTATATTCTGGATACTGACAGAATGCAATACTTTAGAAGTTTTCTGTTCTTTATTTGAAAAACTTCCCTTtttaattcattatatatatatatatatatatagaagcaaAATGTGAATTCGTCGCGTCCGGATTCTTAAGCCCATCGATCTCTCACACAATGGCGAAAAACACATCTTTATAATTACACCTTAACAGTACTACAGGAAGAATATATAGACATGCAgtgatatacatataataagaaacaatattatttggGGCAGTGATGATACGTACGCAAGGCATGATCCAAACTCATGAGAAAGATTAATTTAAGTTGCATGGCCTCAATCGAATGCTCTCAGAATACAGTACTGCTAATTAAGCTTATTAAATCAATTGGTATATCCTTCTCCTAAGTGAAAGATCGAGTGGAAGTTGAAGTTACAGTACTATCACTAATAAAAGAGATTGTTGtgagaaaagttggtaccatgCTGCATGATCTTGAGGCACGCACTTGATAA is a window from the Juglans regia cultivar Chandler chromosome 7, Walnut 2.0, whole genome shotgun sequence genome containing:
- the LOC108996099 gene encoding TATA-binding protein-associated factor 2N → MSRPGDWNCRSCQHLNFQRRDSCQRCGDPRSGDRGDFGGFGGRGGSSFGFSTGSDVRPGDWYCTAGNCGAHNFASRSSCFKCGAFKDDSSGGYDSDIPRSRGFGIGGGAGAGGAGGAGGRSGWKSGDWICSRSGCNEHNFASRMECFRCNAPRDTY